A genomic window from Micromonospora violae includes:
- a CDS encoding TetR/AcrR family transcriptional regulator, whose amino-acid sequence MPSITRRRPRNPDGRAAVEARVLAATERLLREGVRFTDLGVQRIAAEAGVARSTFYTHFRDKTELLMRLAGTMRETSFDRTGEWSPAGPGDPLAALTEVFADVIRIYRTYAPVLAAVSEVAAYDEVVREYWAAGLERFVARTVQALRVEQEAGRTPASVDPETAGRLIVIGGDRFLADHVSATPADPETDAAAARELAATWWYGAYRRPA is encoded by the coding sequence ATGCCCTCGATCACCCGCCGCCGCCCGCGCAACCCCGACGGACGAGCCGCCGTCGAGGCACGGGTGCTGGCGGCCACCGAGCGCCTGCTGCGGGAGGGGGTCCGCTTCACCGATCTCGGGGTACAGCGGATCGCCGCCGAGGCGGGGGTGGCGCGGTCGACCTTCTACACCCACTTCCGCGACAAGACCGAGTTGCTGATGCGCCTCGCCGGCACCATGCGGGAGACCTCGTTCGACCGCACCGGCGAGTGGAGTCCGGCCGGGCCGGGCGATCCGCTCGCGGCGCTGACCGAGGTCTTCGCCGACGTGATCCGGATCTACCGGACATACGCCCCGGTCCTGGCAGCGGTCAGCGAGGTGGCCGCGTACGACGAGGTGGTCCGCGAGTACTGGGCGGCCGGGCTCGAGCGGTTCGTGGCCCGTACGGTGCAGGCGCTCCGCGTCGAGCAGGAGGCCGGACGTACCCCCGCCAGCGTCGACCCGGAGACCGCGGGCCGACTGATCGTGATCGGCGGTGACCGCTTCCTCGCCGATCACGTCAGCGCCACCCCGGCCGACCCCGAGACCGACGCGGCGGCCGCCCGGGAGTTGGCGGCGACCTGGTGGTACGGCGCCTACCGCCGCCCCGCCTGA
- a CDS encoding aldo/keto reductase, with protein MKYRLLGTTGVYVSEISLGAMTFGGSGHPLWGTLGGLALPEAQRLVDTALDAGVNFVDTADGYSDGESEELLGKALGKRRRDVVLATKVHSRTGPGPNDVGTSRLHIMQNLEDSLRRLGTDHIDLYQIHNFDHITPMEEMLRALDDAVRQGKVRYIGAANFAAWQISKALGISAREKLAGFVSVQEYYSLLGRDVERDVVPMALNEGVGLTVWSPLAGGFLSGKVSRDGAVADSGARSAQPGYTSFTPFDPEHAFGVVDVLKGVAERHEVSPARVAVAWLLSRPAVTSVIVGARKHEQLVDNIAASDLTLTEQDLTELDEATKLPVAYPNWIQEGYFAGVRLPQ; from the coding sequence GTGAAGTACCGACTGCTGGGCACCACCGGGGTGTACGTCTCGGAGATCTCGCTCGGCGCGATGACCTTCGGCGGCAGCGGGCACCCGCTCTGGGGCACCCTCGGTGGGCTGGCGTTGCCCGAGGCGCAGCGACTGGTGGACACCGCGCTGGACGCGGGCGTCAACTTCGTCGACACCGCCGACGGCTACAGCGACGGCGAGAGCGAGGAACTGCTCGGCAAGGCGCTCGGCAAGCGGCGTCGCGACGTCGTGCTGGCGACGAAGGTGCACTCCCGGACGGGACCCGGCCCGAACGACGTCGGCACCTCCCGGCTGCACATCATGCAGAACCTGGAGGACAGCCTGCGCCGGCTGGGCACCGATCACATCGACCTGTATCAGATCCACAACTTCGACCACATCACTCCGATGGAGGAGATGCTGCGCGCGCTCGACGACGCGGTCCGGCAGGGCAAGGTCCGCTACATCGGGGCCGCCAACTTCGCCGCCTGGCAGATCTCCAAGGCGCTGGGCATCTCCGCCCGGGAGAAGCTGGCCGGGTTCGTCTCGGTGCAGGAGTACTACTCGCTGCTGGGCCGGGACGTGGAGCGCGACGTGGTGCCGATGGCGCTCAACGAGGGTGTCGGGCTGACCGTCTGGAGCCCGCTCGCCGGTGGTTTCCTCTCCGGCAAGGTCAGCCGGGACGGTGCCGTCGCCGACAGTGGCGCGCGTAGCGCCCAGCCCGGCTACACCAGCTTCACCCCGTTCGACCCGGAGCACGCCTTCGGGGTGGTCGACGTGCTCAAGGGCGTCGCCGAGCGGCACGAGGTCAGCCCGGCCCGGGTGGCGGTCGCCTGGCTGCTGTCCCGGCCCGCGGTGACCAGCGTGATCGTCGGAGCCCGCAAGCACGAGCAGTTGGTGGACAACATCGCCGCCTCCGACCTCACCCTGACCGAGCAGGACCTCACCGAGCTGGACGAGGCCACCAAGCTGCCGGTCGCGTACCCGAACTGGATCCAGGAGGGGTACTTCGCCGGGGTCCGGCTGCCCCAGTGA
- a CDS encoding DUF11 domain-containing protein — MPQHLGRRLLGVGLALLTAAGSAATMPVAPASAAPAGRADLRLDLTTVSSSALIRPDRTVVVVRAAVDNIGAAGVDDVRISFKVPTGSSIIGDPAWQCDYTTFECVHIHGPVPAGGSAEPLQIYLGLPAGPAGTVATIAATASTSAREVTRTNNTDQVRTTYALTADLDLFPGPDTGVWGETDVPVEGGPLQPMFTVKNTGTATARDLRLVVDRPAGVTLDGEPSGGDGWACDLASTPLVCTAGPLAPDATTAITIPMRAPLGTVDERFGVRGRVTTSSPEWLTDSNNEADVRYRYAGPGPVDPTDIAVTNVVLLDDQVVAGETVPVGVVVENLSDQPAEDVRVRLMLAPTVRPTTGGGAGNPDWTCAPGQEADSGVWYWECQRDAVYRGEYHYLPLDVTAGAGTPAGQLTLTAAVTSANPDTDQANNTRSAMTSYLPQGTVRGTAWYDEDRDGQRDAGEPLIGYDPPVNPLTFIPEGESPIGAPTSGVSIYGSYERALPPGRYVVRAGLTYGWLPTTPDVGDDTTDSDVTLVSESPYNAPYADSVLVEVVDGGVVTIDIGVVPAT, encoded by the coding sequence ATGCCTCAACACCTCGGACGCCGACTGCTCGGTGTCGGACTCGCGCTGCTCACCGCAGCGGGCTCGGCCGCGACGATGCCGGTCGCACCCGCCAGCGCCGCACCCGCCGGCCGGGCCGACCTACGGCTCGACCTGACCACTGTCAGCTCCTCGGCCCTGATCCGACCGGACCGCACGGTGGTGGTCGTACGGGCCGCCGTCGACAACATCGGTGCGGCGGGCGTGGACGATGTCCGGATCTCCTTCAAGGTGCCCACCGGCAGCTCGATCATCGGCGATCCAGCCTGGCAGTGCGACTACACCACGTTCGAATGCGTCCACATCCACGGCCCGGTGCCGGCCGGTGGCTCGGCCGAGCCGTTGCAGATCTACCTCGGCCTGCCGGCCGGCCCGGCCGGAACCGTCGCCACCATCGCGGCGACCGCCTCAACCAGCGCCCGCGAGGTGACCAGGACCAACAACACCGACCAGGTCCGGACGACCTACGCGCTCACCGCGGACCTGGATCTGTTCCCCGGCCCGGACACCGGGGTGTGGGGTGAGACCGACGTGCCGGTCGAGGGCGGCCCGCTCCAGCCGATGTTCACCGTCAAGAACACCGGGACGGCGACCGCCCGGGATCTCCGGCTGGTCGTCGACCGACCGGCTGGCGTCACGCTCGACGGGGAGCCGTCCGGCGGCGACGGCTGGGCCTGCGACCTGGCGTCCACCCCGTTGGTCTGCACCGCCGGTCCGCTGGCTCCGGATGCCACCACCGCCATCACCATCCCGATGCGGGCCCCGCTCGGCACCGTCGACGAGCGTTTCGGCGTGCGGGGCCGGGTCACCACGTCCAGCCCGGAGTGGCTGACCGACTCGAACAACGAGGCGGACGTGCGGTACCGCTACGCCGGGCCCGGCCCGGTGGACCCCACCGACATCGCGGTCACCAACGTGGTGCTCCTCGACGACCAGGTCGTCGCGGGCGAGACGGTGCCGGTCGGTGTGGTGGTGGAGAACCTGTCCGACCAGCCGGCCGAGGACGTCCGGGTCCGCCTGATGCTCGCCCCCACGGTCCGGCCGACGACCGGCGGTGGTGCCGGCAATCCGGACTGGACCTGCGCGCCGGGGCAGGAGGCCGACAGCGGCGTCTGGTACTGGGAGTGCCAGCGGGACGCCGTGTACCGGGGGGAGTACCACTACCTTCCGCTCGACGTCACGGCCGGCGCCGGTACGCCCGCCGGTCAACTGACCCTGACCGCCGCCGTGACCTCCGCCAACCCGGACACCGACCAGGCCAACAACACCCGTTCGGCGATGACCAGTTACCTGCCGCAGGGCACCGTACGCGGCACCGCCTGGTACGACGAGGACCGCGACGGCCAACGGGATGCCGGTGAACCGCTGATCGGCTACGACCCTCCGGTGAACCCGTTGACGTTCATCCCCGAGGGCGAGTCCCCGATCGGCGCGCCCACGTCCGGCGTGTCGATCTACGGCAGCTACGAGCGGGCACTGCCGCCCGGGAGGTACGTCGTCCGGGCCGGGCTGACCTACGGCTGGCTGCCCACCACCCCGGACGTCGGGGACGACACCACCGACTCGGATGTCACGCTGGTGTCGGAGTCGCCGTACAACGCCCCCTACGCCGACAGCGTGCTGGTCGAGGTGGTGGACGGTGGCGTGGTGACGATCGACATCGGTGTCGTTCCGGCGACGTAG
- a CDS encoding NUDIX domain-containing protein gives MSISWADSYVGQLRALAGDRTLMFVGARAVVNDDAGRILLIKRSDNGQWAMPAGAMELGESIADCAVREVREETGLRALRVCAFALYTGPDRTSTNMYGHTYQVFTTAFKVEEWDGQLARATDETTDAGFFARDRFPTPLSTSVIETLADLDVFEQTNRLILK, from the coding sequence GTGAGCATCTCCTGGGCCGACTCATACGTGGGGCAGTTGCGCGCGCTCGCCGGGGACCGGACGCTGATGTTCGTCGGCGCCCGTGCCGTGGTCAACGACGACGCCGGACGCATTCTGCTGATCAAACGCTCGGACAACGGCCAGTGGGCCATGCCGGCCGGCGCGATGGAACTGGGCGAGTCGATCGCCGACTGCGCGGTACGCGAGGTCCGCGAGGAGACCGGGCTGCGCGCGCTGCGGGTCTGCGCGTTCGCCCTCTACACCGGCCCGGACCGGACCAGCACCAACATGTACGGCCACACGTACCAGGTGTTCACCACCGCGTTCAAGGTGGAGGAGTGGGACGGGCAGTTGGCCCGGGCCACCGACGAGACCACCGACGCCGGATTCTTCGCCCGCGACCGGTTCCCCACCCCGCTCTCCACCTCGGTCATCGAAACCCTGGCCGACCTGGACGTCTTCGAGCAGACGAACCGACTGATCCTCAAGTAG
- a CDS encoding fatty acid--CoA ligase gives MDAPLQISRILDHGAGVHGTAEVVTWTGAEPRRMTYAEVGRAAARLAHALRDECGVTGDERVATFMWNNNEHLVAYFAVPSMGAVLHTLNIRLFPDQVVYIANHAEDRVVLVDTTLIPLLARVIGELTTVRHVVVVGGGDPAPLVAAAGDRITVHHWDALLADRPDTYDWPEVDERDAAALCYTSGTTGNPKGVAYSHRSIYLHSLQVCMPEGFGLGPTDRELAIVPMFHAMSWGLPYAAFLSGASLIMPDRFLQAAPIAEMIAAERPTLAGAVPTIWTDLLAYLDSHDVDTSSLGEVIVGGSACPPALMHAFDERHGIDVIHAWGMTEMSPLGSVSRPPAGVTGEQAWRYRYTQGRVPAGVQARIVGPSGEPMSADGQAVGELEVRGPWVTARYVGDDAPDEEKFRDGWLRTGDVGTLSPDGYITLTDRAKDVIKSGGEWISSVELENALMAHPAVLEACVVGVPDERWDERPLATVVVREGASVTAEELRDFLAGSVARWQLPERWAFIDTVPKTSVGKFDKKVVRSRYAGGELTVRELTAP, from the coding sequence ATGGACGCCCCCCTGCAGATCTCCCGGATCCTCGACCACGGCGCAGGGGTGCACGGCACGGCCGAGGTGGTCACCTGGACGGGCGCCGAACCCCGCCGGATGACGTACGCCGAGGTGGGCCGCGCCGCCGCCCGCCTGGCACACGCGCTGCGCGACGAGTGTGGGGTGACCGGTGACGAGCGGGTCGCCACCTTCATGTGGAACAACAACGAGCACCTGGTCGCCTACTTCGCGGTGCCGAGCATGGGTGCGGTGCTGCACACGCTCAACATCCGACTCTTCCCCGACCAGGTCGTCTACATCGCCAACCACGCCGAGGACCGGGTGGTGCTCGTCGACACCACGCTCATCCCGCTGCTGGCCCGGGTGATCGGTGAGCTGACCACGGTGCGGCACGTCGTGGTGGTCGGCGGCGGCGACCCGGCGCCGCTGGTGGCGGCTGCTGGCGACCGGATCACGGTGCATCACTGGGACGCGTTGCTCGCCGACCGACCGGACACGTACGACTGGCCCGAGGTCGACGAGCGCGACGCCGCCGCGCTCTGCTACACCTCGGGCACCACCGGGAACCCGAAGGGTGTGGCCTACTCGCACCGGTCGATCTACCTGCACTCGTTGCAGGTCTGCATGCCGGAGGGTTTCGGTCTCGGGCCGACCGACCGCGAGTTGGCCATCGTGCCGATGTTCCACGCCATGTCCTGGGGTCTGCCGTACGCGGCCTTCCTCTCCGGCGCGTCGCTGATCATGCCGGACCGGTTCCTCCAGGCCGCGCCGATCGCCGAGATGATCGCCGCCGAGCGGCCCACCCTGGCCGGCGCGGTGCCGACCATCTGGACCGACCTGCTGGCCTACCTGGACAGCCACGACGTGGACACCTCCTCGCTCGGTGAGGTGATCGTCGGTGGTTCGGCGTGCCCGCCGGCGCTGATGCACGCGTTCGACGAGCGGCACGGCATCGACGTCATCCACGCCTGGGGGATGACCGAGATGTCCCCGCTGGGGTCGGTCTCGCGTCCGCCCGCCGGGGTGACCGGTGAGCAGGCGTGGCGCTACCGCTACACCCAGGGGCGGGTGCCGGCGGGCGTGCAGGCGCGGATCGTCGGCCCGTCGGGCGAGCCGATGTCCGCCGATGGCCAGGCCGTGGGCGAGCTGGAGGTCCGGGGGCCGTGGGTGACCGCCCGGTACGTCGGTGACGACGCCCCGGACGAGGAGAAGTTCCGCGACGGCTGGCTGCGTACCGGAGACGTGGGCACCCTCTCGCCGGACGGGTACATCACGCTGACCGACCGGGCCAAGGACGTGATCAAGTCCGGGGGTGAGTGGATTTCGTCGGTGGAGCTGGAGAACGCGCTGATGGCCCACCCGGCAGTGCTGGAGGCGTGCGTGGTGGGCGTCCCGGATGAGCGCTGGGACGAACGTCCGCTGGCCACCGTGGTGGTTCGGGAGGGCGCTTCGGTGACCGCCGAGGAGTTGCGGGACTTCCTGGCCGGGTCGGTGGCGCGCTGGCAGTTGCCCGAGCGCTGGGCGTTCATCGACACGGTGCCGAAGACGAGCGTGGGCAAGTTCGACAAGAAGGTCGTCCGTTCGCGGTACGCCGGGGGCGAGCTGACTGTCCGGGAGCTGACAGCCCCGTAA
- a CDS encoding NADPH:quinone reductase produces MKAIVYERTGDPSVLALVDRPVPEPGAGEVLVRMAVAGVNPTDWKSRRTSPPDGWQIPGQDGAGVVEAVGGGVDPDLIGERVWVWEAAWQRPWGTTAEYTLVPVRQAVRLGDAAFELGAALGIPFLTAHRCLTAGEFMPDTLRAGALADHTVLVQGGAGAVGNAAIQLARWADATVIATVSSAEKAQLAASAGASFVINYREQDVVEEVHKIAPDGVHTIVEVSPARNAATDVQVLRHGGAVCMYADDGGDEVRIPIRAMMVPNARWQFVLVYTEPKSAKAQGVKDVAAAASQGGIRVGADAGLPLHYYPLAEAAAAHQAVEDSTVGKVLITTSDA; encoded by the coding sequence ATGAAGGCCATCGTGTACGAGCGCACCGGCGACCCTTCGGTGCTGGCTCTGGTCGACCGTCCGGTGCCGGAACCGGGTGCGGGTGAGGTCCTGGTGCGGATGGCGGTCGCGGGGGTGAACCCGACCGACTGGAAGTCCCGCCGCACCTCCCCGCCGGACGGGTGGCAGATTCCCGGGCAGGACGGCGCGGGGGTGGTCGAGGCGGTCGGCGGCGGGGTCGACCCGGACCTGATCGGTGAGCGGGTGTGGGTCTGGGAGGCCGCCTGGCAGCGACCGTGGGGCACGACGGCGGAGTACACGCTGGTGCCGGTCCGGCAGGCGGTACGCCTCGGCGACGCCGCGTTCGAACTGGGTGCCGCCCTGGGCATCCCGTTCCTCACCGCGCACCGCTGTCTGACCGCCGGCGAGTTCATGCCGGACACGCTGCGGGCCGGCGCGCTGGCGGATCACACGGTGCTGGTGCAGGGCGGCGCGGGCGCGGTCGGCAACGCCGCGATCCAGCTCGCCCGGTGGGCCGACGCCACGGTGATCGCCACGGTGAGCAGTGCGGAGAAGGCGCAGCTCGCAGCGTCGGCCGGCGCCTCCTTTGTGATCAACTATCGGGAGCAGGACGTGGTCGAGGAGGTCCACAAGATCGCCCCCGACGGGGTCCACACGATCGTCGAGGTCTCCCCCGCCCGCAACGCCGCGACCGACGTGCAGGTGCTGCGGCACGGGGGCGCGGTGTGCATGTACGCCGACGACGGCGGGGACGAGGTGCGCATCCCGATTCGGGCGATGATGGTGCCGAACGCCCGCTGGCAGTTCGTGCTGGTCTACACGGAGCCGAAGTCGGCCAAGGCGCAGGGCGTGAAGGATGTGGCGGCGGCGGCCAGCCAGGGTGGCATCCGGGTCGGCGCGGACGCCGGCCTGCCGTTGCACTACTACCCGCTGGCGGAGGCGGCTGCGGCGCACCAGGCGGTGGAGGATTCGACGGTGGGCAAGGTGCTCATCACCACCAGCGACGCCTGA
- a CDS encoding HAD family hydrolase: MTDAVVFDLDGVIVDSEPVWEEVRRAYVAAHGGTWQPDTQRRLMGMSTGEWAHYLSGELGVDRTAEQVAVEVVEEMTRRYRDHVPLIDGADQVVRRLAARWPLGLASSSPTRLIEAALAATGLTDAFGATLSTEQTERGKPAPDVYLSVARSLGVDPTRCVAVEDSSNGVRSAAAAGMRVVAVPHGSYPLDPDAAGLAVVTLNAVGDLTPELVDELG, encoded by the coding sequence GTGACGGATGCGGTGGTCTTCGACCTGGACGGCGTGATCGTGGATTCCGAACCGGTGTGGGAGGAGGTCCGCCGGGCGTACGTGGCGGCGCACGGCGGGACGTGGCAACCGGACACGCAGCGCCGGCTGATGGGGATGAGCACCGGCGAGTGGGCCCACTACCTCAGCGGAGAGTTGGGCGTCGACCGCACCGCCGAGCAGGTCGCCGTCGAGGTGGTCGAGGAGATGACTCGACGCTACCGGGACCACGTCCCGCTCATCGACGGCGCTGACCAGGTCGTCCGCCGGCTGGCGGCGCGGTGGCCGCTCGGGTTGGCCAGTTCGTCGCCGACCCGGCTGATCGAGGCGGCGCTGGCGGCGACCGGCCTGACCGACGCGTTCGGCGCGACCCTCTCCACCGAGCAGACCGAGCGGGGCAAGCCCGCTCCGGACGTGTACCTGAGCGTGGCGCGGAGCCTCGGCGTCGACCCGACCCGCTGTGTGGCGGTGGAGGACTCGTCCAACGGGGTGCGCTCCGCCGCGGCGGCGGGGATGCGGGTGGTGGCGGTGCCCCACGGTTCGTACCCGCTCGATCCGGACGCCGCCGGCCTGGCCGTGGTGACGCTGAACGCGGTCGGTGACCTGACCCCGGAGCTGGTGGACGAGCTGGGTTGA
- a CDS encoding SCO6745 family protein encodes MWAYFEPVHAVTYLHPRARAAYEAVGLRGYWRGYFAGRAAPLGATEAAPVIAAFFNFAPPMVTRALPAVWRLATPQEALRARLTGAVQALAELTYELPESHLAEAADLLERAASAAQIAGRVLGAANAALPIGEYPLARLWQAATTLREHRGDGHVAALVAAGLDPVETLTVRVALDGSPPQYLLGRGWSEEQWQAARERLTRRGWLTGDGAATDHARAAFQAIEEATDRAAAHPWQALGPDHTDRLRELLEPIARSSHTLLPEGSPLGLPALPG; translated from the coding sequence ATGTGGGCGTACTTCGAGCCGGTGCACGCGGTCACCTACCTCCACCCCCGGGCGCGCGCCGCGTACGAGGCGGTCGGTCTGCGCGGTTACTGGCGCGGTTACTTCGCCGGCCGGGCCGCGCCGTTGGGCGCCACCGAGGCGGCCCCGGTGATCGCCGCCTTCTTCAACTTCGCGCCGCCGATGGTGACCCGCGCGCTGCCGGCGGTGTGGCGGTTGGCGACCCCGCAGGAGGCGCTGCGCGCCCGGCTGACCGGTGCCGTGCAGGCGCTCGCCGAGCTGACCTACGAGCTACCGGAGTCGCACCTGGCGGAGGCCGCCGACCTGTTGGAGCGGGCCGCCTCGGCAGCGCAGATCGCCGGCCGGGTGCTCGGCGCTGCCAACGCGGCGCTCCCGATCGGGGAGTACCCGCTGGCGCGGCTCTGGCAGGCCGCCACCACGCTGCGTGAGCACCGGGGGGACGGGCACGTGGCGGCGTTGGTGGCCGCCGGGCTGGACCCGGTGGAGACGTTGACCGTGCGGGTCGCGTTGGACGGTTCCCCGCCGCAGTACCTGCTGGGCCGGGGCTGGTCCGAGGAGCAGTGGCAGGCCGCCCGCGAGCGGCTCACCCGGCGCGGATGGTTGACCGGGGACGGCGCGGCCACCGACCACGCCCGGGCCGCGTTCCAGGCCATCGAGGAGGCCACCGACCGGGCCGCCGCGCACCCGTGGCAGGCGCTCGGCCCGGACCACACGGACCGGCTCCGGGAGCTGTTGGAGCCGATCGCCCGGTCCAGCCACACGCTGCTCCCCGAGGGCAGCCCGCTCGGTCTGCCCGCGCTGCCCGGCTGA
- a CDS encoding FKBP-type peptidyl-prolyl cis-trans isomerase, producing the protein MPATPSQQGVDDVSERTQQNRSAGQDPSTATKSGRRLAAQLAAKQAADRRRKINAVLSGGAALAVAATLIAVFVAIGGGKDKPANQADATPSASAGAPDEAGAPPAPQLPEGADPALGTKPEVKAGTGELKKLAVTPLIKGTGPAVQKGQNITTNYVGVFYKDGQEFDSSWRSGQPATFPIGVGQVIPGWDQGLVGVTVGSRVQLDIPGELAYGNDEAAAGGRPTGPLRFVVDVLAAQ; encoded by the coding sequence TTGCCGGCCACACCTTCGCAGCAGGGAGTCGACGACGTGAGCGAGCGGACGCAGCAGAACCGGTCGGCAGGGCAGGACCCGAGCACGGCGACCAAGTCGGGACGCCGGCTGGCCGCGCAGCTGGCGGCGAAGCAGGCTGCTGACCGGAGGCGGAAGATCAACGCCGTGCTCAGTGGCGGCGCCGCCCTCGCCGTGGCCGCGACGCTGATCGCCGTCTTCGTGGCGATTGGCGGAGGTAAGGACAAGCCGGCGAACCAGGCCGACGCGACCCCGTCCGCCTCTGCCGGAGCCCCCGACGAGGCCGGCGCACCCCCCGCTCCGCAGTTGCCCGAGGGCGCCGACCCGGCGTTGGGCACCAAGCCGGAGGTGAAGGCGGGCACGGGTGAGCTCAAGAAGCTCGCGGTCACCCCGCTGATCAAGGGCACCGGCCCGGCCGTGCAGAAGGGCCAGAACATCACCACCAACTACGTGGGGGTGTTCTACAAGGACGGCCAGGAGTTCGACTCCTCCTGGCGGAGTGGGCAGCCGGCCACCTTCCCGATCGGTGTCGGTCAGGTCATCCCCGGCTGGGACCAGGGCCTGGTCGGGGTGACCGTGGGCAGCCGGGTGCAGCTCGACATCCCGGGCGAGCTGGCGTACGGCAACGACGAGGCCGCCGCCGGTGGACGTCCGACCGGTCCGCTGCGCTTCGTGGTGGACGTGCTCGCCGCCCAGTGA
- a CDS encoding DUF4241 domain-containing protein, giving the protein MPYTPDLDRLLTPGARFTDEHGGYLIEVHPVDDIVLPTGRVVGCDPLVCPEAEPFTVTVPPGRYAARAWVAVVLREDAEVDRRVAALELVVSDEPTTRWEPAVAGDQDVASLGADDYFGYGVDAGVGTFADPTALAVLEGWDSDRVEAVFIPTELPSSPVPGLITAVLDEASGANVVTVATGWGDGCYGTWIGRAADGRVTSFVTDFMVVPE; this is encoded by the coding sequence ATGCCGTACACCCCTGACCTGGATCGGTTGTTGACGCCCGGCGCCCGCTTCACCGACGAGCACGGCGGATACCTGATCGAGGTCCACCCGGTGGACGACATCGTCTTGCCGACCGGCCGCGTGGTCGGCTGTGACCCGCTGGTCTGCCCGGAGGCGGAGCCGTTCACGGTGACCGTGCCGCCGGGGCGGTACGCCGCCCGTGCCTGGGTGGCGGTGGTGCTCCGGGAGGACGCCGAGGTGGACCGTCGGGTCGCCGCGTTGGAGCTGGTCGTCTCCGACGAGCCGACGACCCGCTGGGAGCCGGCCGTCGCGGGCGACCAGGACGTCGCCAGTCTCGGCGCGGACGACTACTTCGGATACGGGGTGGATGCCGGCGTCGGCACGTTCGCCGACCCGACCGCGCTCGCCGTCCTGGAGGGCTGGGACTCCGACCGGGTCGAAGCGGTCTTCATCCCCACCGAGCTGCCGTCGTCGCCGGTCCCCGGGCTGATCACGGCTGTGCTGGACGAGGCGAGCGGTGCCAACGTGGTCACCGTGGCCACGGGTTGGGGCGACGGCTGCTACGGCACCTGGATCGGACGCGCCGCCGATGGCCGGGTCACCTCGTTCGTGACCGACTTCATGGTCGTCCCGGAATAA
- a CDS encoding Ku protein, whose translation MRAIWKGAVSFGLVSIGVKLYSATEEKDIRFHQVHREDGGRIRYKRTCSVCGEEVTYDDIAKGYDIGGGEMVILTDEDFADLPLTSSRAIDVLEFVPAEQVDPILYNKAYFLEPEGAATKPYVLLRDALIDSERVAIVKVALRQREQLATLRVREGVLLLNTMLWPDEIRTPDFGFLDEDLKVRPPELAMASSLIDSMTGEFEPDVFTDDYRAALQEVIDAKVEGREVVQPEEVEEAPAAAVDLMAALKASVERAKAARGEQPARGGGGGEPTPISSARSAQKAAEKKAAKAPAKKTATKKTAEKKAAEPAKKTAAKKTPAKKAEPAKKTAARKTAPRKSA comes from the coding sequence ATGCGTGCCATCTGGAAGGGAGCCGTGTCGTTCGGGCTCGTCTCGATCGGGGTGAAGCTCTACTCCGCCACGGAGGAGAAGGACATTCGGTTCCACCAGGTGCACCGTGAGGACGGCGGCCGGATCCGCTACAAGCGCACCTGCTCGGTCTGCGGCGAGGAGGTCACCTACGACGACATCGCCAAGGGTTACGACATCGGCGGCGGCGAGATGGTGATCCTCACCGACGAGGACTTCGCCGACCTGCCGCTGACCAGCTCGCGTGCCATCGACGTGTTGGAGTTCGTGCCGGCCGAGCAGGTCGACCCGATCCTCTACAACAAGGCGTACTTCCTCGAACCGGAGGGCGCGGCGACCAAGCCGTACGTGCTGCTGCGCGACGCGCTGATCGACTCGGAGCGGGTGGCCATCGTCAAGGTGGCGTTGCGCCAGCGGGAGCAGTTGGCGACGCTGCGGGTCCGCGAGGGTGTGCTGCTGCTCAACACCATGCTCTGGCCGGACGAGATCCGTACCCCGGACTTCGGTTTCCTCGACGAGGACCTCAAGGTGCGTCCGCCGGAGCTGGCCATGGCCAGTTCACTGATCGACTCGATGACCGGCGAGTTCGAGCCGGACGTCTTCACCGACGACTACCGGGCCGCGTTGCAGGAGGTCATCGACGCCAAGGTGGAGGGTCGCGAGGTCGTCCAGCCGGAGGAGGTCGAGGAGGCCCCGGCCGCGGCGGTGGATCTGATGGCGGCGTTGAAGGCCTCGGTGGAGCGCGCCAAGGCGGCCCGCGGCGAACAACCGGCGCGCGGTGGTGGTGGCGGCGAGCCGACGCCCATCTCGTCGGCCCGGTCCGCGCAGAAGGCCGCCGAGAAGAAGGCGGCCAAGGCGCCCGCGAAGAAGACCGCGACGAAGAAGACGGCCGAGAAGAAGGCTGCGGAGCCGGCGAAGAAGACCGCCGCCAAGAAGACCCCCGCGAAGAAGGCGGAACCGGCGAAGAAGACCGCCGCGCGCAAGACCGCACCCCGCAAGAGCGCCTGA